In the genome of Chiroxiphia lanceolata isolate bChiLan1 chromosome 5, bChiLan1.pri, whole genome shotgun sequence, the window tgggctgattccaacaggatgaggttcaaccaggccaagggccgggtcctgccctttggccacaagaaGCCCCTGCAGCTacaggctgggccagaggggctggagagcagccaggcaggaagggagctgggagttgggctggacagggagctgaagaggagcctgagtgtgcccaggtggccaagaaggccaatggatcctggcctggctgagGCagagtgtggccaacaggtcccaggaagtgattctgcccctggactcagcgctggtgaggccacccctggagtgctgtgtccagctctgggccctgagctcagcaaggccctggaggggctggagcaggggcagagaagagcagcgaggctggggaagggactggagcacaagtgctgggaggagaggctgagggagctgggggggctcagcctggagaggaggaggctcaggggagacctcctcactctctgcaactcgacaggaggggggagccggggggggttggtctcttttcccaggcaaccatcagcaagacaagagggctcggtcttcagctgtgccagggaggtttaggttggatatcaggaagaatttctttgcagagagggtgctcagccattggaatgggctgcccagggaagtgggggattctccatccctggaggtgtttaaggacagactggatgtggcatcagtgccatgggctgggaaccacggcggggttggatcaaggattgggctggatgatcttggaggtcctttccaacccagctgattctctgattctatcattctatgattctatcattccATGCATAAGGAGGAGAAAGACAGGATGagggtaagggagagtaagggaaagaaaagctgagagtggaAAGATGTCTGTAGTCACCGCCCACGGGGTCCAGCAATGGAActtgcagcttccatgtctgtcagttgaagtggaATCACCCCTTGATCCGttgggggtgaaggagggaagcccccacactccaagaagtaATGAGTTACTATATCCATGGATGGTGTCCCGGGCCATGTCTGGAGCCTCCAACTCTGGGTCTGTGCTGGGTTTCCCTGAGGGGTCTGGCAAAAGGGTTTTTATAATGCAAAAGTCCTGCAGAAGCCTGCAAAAGTCCCTTGGcaatcctagaatgcataaatcatgaactgtttcagtctctgacacctGCTTGTTCCTGGGATGTTGGGAAAACCACCCTGGCTGGGATGAGGCTCTGTGGCCAAACTCGGCCGGAGGTGATCGGGATGGACTGGTCCTGGGTCACAGGAGAgacagggaggggctggagcgtgtgcagggaagggagggagatgggaagggctggagaactcctgagggagctgggggggctcagcctggagaaaaggaggctcaggggggaccttctggctctgcaagtccctgacaggaggggggagccgggagggggtcgggctctgctgccagggaacaagggacaggaggagagggaacggcctcaagctgggccagaggaggggcaggttggggatgaggaggaatttctccatggaaagggtggtcaggccttggaacAGGGTggagtcctcatccctggagggattttaaatccctgtggaagtggcacttggggacacggtcAGTGGTGGCCTTCGCAGTGCCGGGGATTGCTTGACccgatgatctcagagggcttttccaagcCAAATAATTCCCTGATTCCAGAAGcagctgtgggtgctgcagggcagtCCAGGAAGtgtctgcagtgacaggaccttGGGAACAAGGTGGTCCTGGAACTGCCCTTCTGAGATAACCCCAGGCAGGGAATTTATTTGGGtgtcaggccttggaaggggctgcccagggaggtggtggagtccccatccctgaagggatttaaaatccctgtggatgtggcacttggggaatggtcagtggtggccttggcagtgctgaggatTGTttgactcgatgatctcagatCATCCACCATATGATTCCCTGATTCCAGAAGAAGTtgtgggtgctgcaggacaattcaggttggatatcagggaagatttcctcatggaaagggtggtcaggcattggaaggggctgcccagggaggtggtggaatccccatccctggaagtgttcagacAAGgcgtggatgtggcacttggggacaggggctGGGCTTTGCAGGGCCGGGTTAACGCTTGGTCTCAATGAcctcagaggccttttccaaccttaatgattccatgatcctcaCATCTGGGGGGAATTTGGTGCTCTTGGTGACTGGTCCAGGAGTTAGAAGTTGTTAGAAGTTGGTTAGAAGTTAGAAGTGGTTAGAAGTTGGTTAGAAGTGGTTAGAAGTTGGTTAGAAGTTGGTTAGAAGTTGGTTAGAAGTTAGAAGTTGTTAGAAGTTGGTTAGAAGTTGGTTAGAAGTTGTTAGAAGTTGTTAGAAGTTGGTTAGAAGTTGGTTAGAAGTTGGTTAGAAGTTGGTTAGAAGTTGGTTAGAAGTTGGTTAGAAGTTGTTAGAAGTCGGTTAGAAGTTGGTTAGAAGTTTTTAGAAGTTGTTAGAAGTTGTTAGAAGTTAGAAGTTGTTAGAAGTTGCTCCTTTGTGTTCCACGGGCAGCAAGTGTGGATGTGGCGCCTGGGGACACGATCCAGTGGCAGTGCTGCTTCAGTTGGTGCCCTTGAATGCTTTCCCAAGCCGGCTGAtcccaggattccatgatttcccTGCAGGTGGACGCCAGGAACATCGACGGCAGCACCCCCCTGTGCGACGCCTGTGCCTCGGGGAGCATCGAGTGCGTCAAGGTGCTGCTGTCCCACGGTGCCAAGGTGAACCCCCCCCTCTACACGGCCTCCCCTCTCCATGAAGCCTGCATGAATGGTAAATCCATGGAGATTCCTCTCTCCAGGCTTATTTGGGGCTTGGAGAGCAAAAGAAAGCCACCCAGGACCTTCATTTGACCACGAGTTGTTGTTGGTCAAGCCCCTCCTGCTGGGGGTtgttgggtgggaaggaagtGCCAGGGAATTGTTGGGAATGCTGCTGCCCTGGTGCTCCTTTGTCCTTCTCCCGGTCTTTTCCAGCTGGGGGGGTCTGTCCAGGAATAAGGGAAAACAGCAGAGGCCAAGATGATGTTTGGGACAAACCCGctgctctctgcttccctccctctgcttgATTCTTTTTGGGATATTTGGATCAGGGGAGGATTTAAtcataggatcatggaatcccagaatggtttgggctggaaaggaccttaaaatccatccattcccacccctgccatgggcagggacacctcccactatcccagattgctccagcctggccttggacacttccagggatccaggggcagccacagcttctctgggaaatccattccagtccctccccaccctcacaggcaaAAATTTACTAATTGCCTTTACTAATTTATTATAATTCATCCTTCAATCTTCCACCTGcacagacagagcagcaggaaaacctgGATGTGGGAACAACAATGTCCACGTTGGATAATTGTGGCCAAATCTCTTCCTCATCCACCATTTTGTGCCTCACTTTCCCCCTCAGTAAAATGTAATTCTTcctgtttcatatttttgtgATCTGCTGTGATCTGGACACAGTTTTCCTTCAATTCTGGAGCATTTTGGGACAATCAGTTGGTTGTTAATCCACAACTGGGAGCTCCTGTGGAGCTTTTCCTCGTTAAGCCTTTTCCCGAGGCTTGATGATAATTCCCTGCTTTTCGTTAAGCTGAATTATTaccctggaaaaaaacaaagctggaaTGGCCTTGAAGGTGATCAAACCCACCCAGGGCAggatcagcagcacagcagctccagaaaCAACAGCTGATTTGGTGCAAATCCTTGGATTTGGGGGCGTTTGACCTGATTCCCTGttggctccagccctggccGCTCATTCCTTGTGTCctgctggttttgtgttggCTCACGAGCCTTCCCAGTTCACAGCCATGGCCCCAAACACCACACAGGCTcatcccaacatcccatctcccacagcattctcctggaaaagctgcaggcagggcttggCCAGGGGcactctgggctgggtgaggaACTGGTTGagggcccagagagtggtggggatggagctgcttccagctgggatccgtccccagggatgtccccagggatcagggctgggcccagtcctgtttcaGTTGTCTGCCATGAAGATCTGGAggaggggattgagtccatcagCAGCACATTCCAGGTGCCCCAAGCTGGGggagtgttgatgtgctggaaggcaggagggctctgcagagggacctggccaggctggatccatggcTGATTGCAAGGGGCTGAGGTTCCccaaggccaagggccgggtgGTGTGCtctgccctttggccacaagaagcccctgcagctgcaggctgggccaagaggggctggagagcagccaggcaggaagggagctgggagttgggctgggcagggagctgaagaGGAGCCCGAGTGTGGCCAGGAGAGGGCAAGAGGGCCaatggctgctgggctggccTGAGGAAgagagtgtggcagcaggagcagggcagggcttgtgcccctgggctgggcgctggggaggccacccctggagtgcgtgtccagctctgggccctgagctcagcaaggccctggaggggctggagcaggggcagagaagagcagcgaggctggggaagggaactggagcacaagtgctgggaggagaggctgagggagctgggggggctcagcctggagaggaggaggctcaggggagacctcctcactctcgcaactccctgacaggagggggggagccggggggggttggtctcttttcccagacaACCATCaacaagacaagagggctcggccttcagctgtgccaggggaggtttagattggacatcaggaagaatttctttgcagagagggtgctcagccattggaatgggcttgcccagggaagtggtggattgtccatccctggagggtgtttaaggacagatctggatgtggcatcagtgccatgggctgggaaccaacggcggggttggatcaagggttgggctggattgatctcggaggtccctttCTCAACCCAGctgatttctgtgattctgtgatctgaatGGATTCTtggctcttcccttcccaaagggCAAAAGCCCCGGACGAGTGTGTCCAGCTCCTCATCGAGGTCGGCGCCAACCTGGAGGCTCACGACTGTCACTTTGGGACTCCTCTGCACCTGGCCTGTGCCAGGGAACACCTGGACTGTGCCAAGCTGCTGCTCAAGGCAGGTATGGCACCCACAGGGGTCCGTGTGGTGGGCAAGGTGCAGTGGTGTCTGTGGGGAAGCGGGGCTCCTTGGTGGAATTCCTACCGGGATAGAGATGGTCCGAGGCGAAAGGTTTGGGCTTCATGGAGCAAAACTTGGTGTTCCAACATTATTTTGGCCTATTCCATAATACCCAGCTTGTGATGCTACCAGTGGGAtactccatccctggaagtgtccaaggccaggttggacggggtttggagcaacctggatTGTGGAAGGTCTcggggttggaactgggtgacctttaaggtcccttccgaccccccaaaccattccatgattccccTGATTCCCGACCTCTAAACGGAACAAAATTCAGAACTCATTCAGAACACACAGCTGGGTGTTAAGCCCAGATGACTTTGCTGGATGTTCAAGTCCCACATTTTGCCTCCAGGCTTCACATCAcagttttcttctcattctggggggaatttgggttgaattttcttgtcttttcccCTGTGCTTCCAGGAGGAGGTTtggcccagggctggggattTATTTAATTGAATATATCAATTATCTAAAATTACACACCTAAGCCAGTTTAGTTCCACCCCACTCCAGTTCCCCATTAATTGATTCCCAAGAAATTCCAGTTTCACCTCATTAATTCTGATGAAGTCCAGTGTGGCCACACATTCCCAAAAGGGAATTGTTTCAGTTCAGTGTGGTCTCTCTCTCACCTCTGCTGGTCAAATTCCAGCTGTTTTGGGGGTGGAGAAGGACTTCTTGCCACAAACTTATAAAAACCAAACTTCCTGAGCAAAAATATCCATAACTGAACCTGGCTGGTGGAGCTGGAACACCTCCTGGATCTGGGGGTGTTCCTGTCGAATAATCAACAAAGTTCTCCTTGTCTTGAGTGGGAATGTTCCATGGAGATGACTGGGAAGGCTTCTTTGGATCCAGGAAGCAGCTATGACCTCATTTCCCCAAATACCAGGGACTGAAATCCCTCTCTCTCCAAGGAAAACATAAATCCAGAGAGGAAAACCCAACGATTTTTCCAGCACCGAGAACTCGCTCGGCAATTTTCTTGAAAACCgctgttttttcttgctgagtTGCTcctcagtcccagctctctATTCCAACTGCCAACCatgttcttttcccttcccttcccttcccttccctttcccttcccttcccttcccttcccttcccttcccttcccttccttcccttccttcccttccctttccccttcccttcccttcccttcccttcctcttcccttcccttcccaaatcttcctaatcttctcaaaccttccctaatcttctcaaaccttcccttcccaaaccttcccaaaccttctcaaaccttccctcccaaaccttcccaaccttcccaaccttcccgTTTGTGCcggttttttggggtttttttggatctttccagcttcttgtgcattttttttaatggtgtttttCCCCCCGCCCGGTCCGACCGCTCCCGGTGTTTGTGTCGAGGGAGGGATTCCCACATGGATTTGGGATCGTTTTCCGTCCTCAGGGGCCAACGTGAACGCGGCCAAGCTGCACGAGACGGCCCTTCACCACGCGGCCAAGGTGAAGAACGTGGACCTGGTGGAGATGCTGGTGGAGTTCGGGGGGAACATCTACGCCAGGGACAACCGGGGCAAGAAACCCTCGGATTacacctggagcagcagccccacggCGAAGTGCTTCGAGTACTACGAGAGTAAGTGAGGGGAAAACCCTGGGAATTGGCTCTCCTGGCTCTCGGTCCGGTTTGATCCCGGGCGTCTCGGAGTCGCGGAAcggttcaggttggaagggaccttaaagatgatccagttccaaccccaacgccttccaccagcccaggttgctccagcctggatgATCCTAAAAGTCACAGAAACACACATTTTGGGGTCGGAAGGGAACtgaaaaatcatccagttccaaccccaacaccttccaccatcccaggttgctccaacctggatGGGGGAACTCCAAAACTTCTTCCCTTGGAGGCAGAGAGTTCCTGGGGGCAAATCTAGACCCTGCTCAACAACCCTGCATTGTGTGGTCCTACAAGTCACatattttgggttggaagggaacttaaaggtcatccagttccaaccccaacaccttccaccatcccaggttgctccagcctggatgGGGGAACTCCAGAACGTTCTTTGCTTGGAGGCAGAGAGTTCTCAGGGGGCAAATCTAGACCCTGCTCAACAACCCTGCATTGTGTGGTCCTACAAGTCACATTAACACACattttggtttggaagggaccttaaaggtcgtccagttccaaccccaacaccttccaccatcccaggttgctccagcctggatgGGGGAACTCCAAAACTTCTTCCCTTGAAGGCAGAGTTCTTGGGGGCAAATCTGAGCATTTGCAGACCCTGCTCAACACCCCTGCATTGGATGGTCCTAAAAGTCACATAtttggggttggaaggcaccttaaaggtcacccagttccaaccccagCACCTTCtaccatcccaggttgctccagcctggatgGGGGAACTCTGGAACTTCTTCCCTTGAAGGCAGAGAGTTCTTGGGGACAAAACTGAACATTTAGGAGCTGTGGGAGGTCGATCCAGCCTTGTGGACAATTCCAGGTGTCCCCTGGCCGGGAATCTTTGCCCTGCATCCCCTCAGCACCCCCTGATCCCGTTTTGGATCCCGTTTTCTCCTCGCAGAGACCCCCCTgagcctgtcccagctgtgcaggGTGACGGTCCGGAAAGCCGCCGGGCAGAGGGCCCTGGAGAAGATCTCCAAGCTCAACATTCCCCCTCGTCTCATCCAGTACCTCTCCTACAACTGACAGGAAAAACGGGCCGGGAAGGAGaaacctcccccccccccccccaggaatTCCCGCACCACCAAGgatcttctcttcctcttctacCTCCCCCTCAAGAAACTcaagttttaatttaaagcaaaactgGTGTAAATAGTATTTCTGAGGCCGCGCTTCCTTCTGCTCCGTGGGCAAATCCCGGGAAAgctcctggggggggggttggggaaTTTTTAGGCTGGTGGAGCGGGATTGatgttccttcctttttccccgTGCTCCCTTTGGAGCCAGCGGGGGAAGAAATGGATACTCCTGGAACGGGATTCACCCGTCCCCTTTTTAGATTCCCGTGGCTGGGATGATGGGGAATGATCCGGGACACCTGGAATGGCTCCAGGACACCGGGAATGGCTCCAGGACACCTGTCCTTGTTGGCTGCACAGGGATTGGGGAGGGAATGACCTTGGATTTGGGTGGTTCTCCAGAGGATCCACATGGAAGGGACAAAGCTCAGGACCCGCCGGAGGCAAATTAAGCCCCCAAATTAAGCTCGAGGCTAATTAGAGGCTCTTCCCGGCTTTTCCAGGAGGATCCACAGGCTTTGGCTCCGCACCAGGATTAAGGAAAAGCCGCTGCCGGGTTCGGCTTCGGCTCCTTCCTCCAgtcccccccattcccaggcTCAATTCCAAGCCCAGGGAttcttccctgctcccaaaatATTCTCTCTGCTCCGTGTGCGATGAGTGGGACGCATCCCAGGGGTGTATCCCTGGGGGATCTGCCTGGAATTCTGGGGGATTTTCAggtggtggattttttttcccctctccgGAGTTTGGCAGCCCCGGATTCCTGGGCTGGAATTCCTGGAGCTTTGTCCTTAGGGAGCCAAAACGATCCAAACTTCCAGAGGAGCCGTTCCCTGTTGTCCTGGGTCGGAATTCCATGGGatcctgggatgggatggagctCCCTGAGGAGCCCCCCTGGCCCATCTTAGCGCTGTGATGGGAACAAATCCCTCCAAAACGGGATGAACCCCCCCTTGTCCGAGGTGGAATCCGGGGTTCCCGACACCATTCCCGCCGGGATCTCATCCCAGAGGTCACTTCCAAGGGGTCTCCTCCTTGGGAAGGaggatccaggctgggagagctgggatgaAGCACTTTATGATGAGCAGAaaaccactttatttttaatttttaattaaattcccCTCCCCCTCcgcatcccttttttttttttttttgtgccgGATCGGGAAAAATTCCCAAGAAAAAATTCCCAACATCCCGCTCTTCCAATCCCGGGTTTTTTAGTGTTTCAAATCCCAGAAATGTGAAGCTCAGGGAAAGCCCTCGAGGTTGTTCGGTGTGGGATTCGTGGATGGGAATTTTAGGGAATGGTTTGGCTCGGAAGGGGCTTCCCGAGGCCGTTTATtccaaccttttttttgttggatCTTTCCAGGAAAAGCTTCTCCCGCCCAACTGACGGATAAACATGGATTGGGGTGAAAAACTCCCCTTTTTGGGTCAAAAATCTGATTATTAAGTTGCTTTTTTAACACTGATGAAGCAATAAATCCCAAATTTCCGGCGTGGAAGCCAAAAAAATTCCTTGGATAACCAAGAATAAAATTCCAGGATCCTCTTCGTGTcgtctttggggttttttttcaccctcTCTAAGTCCTAAGGTTCGATTGTTTGGTTTAAAGCTCTTTTAAATTaggttttaaatttctttctgttaaatctcttcattttaaatctctttattttaaattgattttaaatctcttcattttaaatttattttaaatctatttatgttaaatttctttattttaaattcttcattttaaatctcttcattttaaatcgcttcattttaaattgattttaaaactctttatgttgaacttctttattttaaatctcttcaTTTGAAatctcttcatttaaaatatctttattttaaatctctttattttaaattccttcattttaaatctgtttattttgaatttattttaaatctcttcattttaaattgattttaaatctctttctgttaaatttcttaattttaaatctctttttttaaaattccttaattttaagtctctttattttaaattgattttaaatctctttattttatattgattttaaaactctttgttcaatttcttaattttaaatctctttattttaaattccttcattttaaatctctttattttaaattgattttaaatctctttattttgaattgattttaaatctcttcgttttaaatttattttgaatctCTTTatgttaaatttctttcttttaaatatctttactttaaatttctttattttaaatgcctttatttGAAAcctattttaaatttctttattttaaaatgctttattttaaattcctttgttttaaagccctttattttagatttctttattttaaattccttcattttaaatcgctttattttaaattgattttaaatctctttattttaaattgatttcaAATCTCTTTATGtaaaatttctggttttaaaatatctttatgttaaatttctgttttttaaatctctttattttaaatacctttgttttaaatctattttaggtttctttattttaaatgcctttattttaaatttctttgctttaaatctccttattttaaatctctttattttaaattcctctgttttaaatttctttattttaaattcctctgttttaaatttctttacTTTAAATCTCTTTACTTTAGattcctttgttttaaattccttcattttaaatttctttgctttaaatctCCTTATTTTAagtctctttattttaaattcctttgttttaaattactttattttaaatttctttactTTAAATCTCTTTActttaaattcctttattttaaattcctttatttCAAATCTCTTTACTTtaaattcctttgttttaaattccttcattttaaatttctttgctttaaatctccttattttaaattccttcattttaaattcctttattttaaattcctctgttttaaatctctttattttaaatttctttgctttaaatctccttattttaaatctctttattttaaattcctttgttttaaattcctttattttaaatttctttggg includes:
- the ASB13 gene encoding LOW QUALITY PROTEIN: ankyrin repeat and SOCS box protein 13 (The sequence of the model RefSeq protein was modified relative to this genomic sequence to represent the inferred CDS: deleted 3 bases in 2 codons); amino-acid sequence: MESPVSSGSLRGEISFWADRTPVHEAARRGEILQLQHLIESGACVNAVTYDTTPSPLHEASLRGQTQCVKLLLDAGAQVDARNIDGSTPLCDACASGSIECVKVLLSHGAKVNPPLYTASPLHEACMNGKSECVQLLIEVGANLEAHDCHFGTPLHLACAREHLDCAKLLLKAGANVNAAKLHETALHHAAKVKNVDLVEMLVEFGGNIYARDNRGKKPSDYTWSSSPTAKCFEYYEKTPLSLSQLCRVTVRKAAGQRALEKISKLNIPPRLIQYLSYN